The following proteins are co-located in the Paenibacillus sp. JNUCC32 genome:
- a CDS encoding LLM class flavin-dependent oxidoreductase produces the protein MGTTNRRDHQMHLGAFIYYAGHHHAGWRHPTSDVEGMFGIELYKQLAATAERGKFDMMFFADLLYVTQVENSASGMLDPLTLLSALSAVTDKLGLTATVSTTYNEPYNVARKFASLDWISGGRAGWNIVTSQLDIEAHNYGKPEHPEHGLRYEMAREFVEAVTRLWDSWEDDALVLDRESGKFADGAKVRSVDFNGQWYSTKGPLNVPRPPQGYPVLIQAGSSGPGQDFAAQYGEVIFTAQQSKKAAQAFYASVHSKLSHYGRASGSLKIMPGLSPVIGSTEEEARRKAQELLELIPPASAIAVLSGFLNYDLSGYPPDQPLPRNIPDPVAASNGMKSRVQLYMDMAYQDNLSILELGRKILTSRGHMPFVGTPEQLADMMQDWFEGYACDGFNIMPPVLPGDLDEFVDAVIPVLQERGLFRSEYSGHTLREHLGLTRPEPGHFRREVQQAAADAI, from the coding sequence ATGGGGACAACCAACCGCAGAGATCATCAGATGCACCTGGGAGCGTTTATCTATTATGCAGGACATCATCACGCCGGATGGCGTCATCCAACCTCGGACGTGGAGGGCATGTTTGGCATTGAGCTGTATAAGCAGCTGGCAGCCACGGCAGAGCGGGGAAAGTTCGACATGATGTTTTTTGCCGATTTGCTGTACGTGACCCAGGTCGAAAATTCCGCTTCCGGCATGCTGGACCCGTTAACGCTGTTATCCGCACTCTCCGCCGTGACGGACAAACTGGGGCTGACCGCCACGGTCTCCACAACGTACAATGAGCCATATAACGTGGCTCGGAAATTTGCTTCTCTCGATTGGATCAGCGGGGGAAGAGCGGGCTGGAATATCGTGACGTCCCAGCTTGACATCGAAGCCCACAATTACGGCAAGCCGGAGCACCCGGAGCATGGCTTGCGTTACGAAATGGCACGCGAGTTTGTTGAAGCGGTTACCCGGTTATGGGACAGCTGGGAAGACGATGCCCTTGTGCTGGATCGGGAGTCCGGGAAATTTGCCGATGGAGCGAAGGTGCGTTCCGTGGACTTTAACGGGCAATGGTATTCCACGAAAGGCCCGCTGAACGTTCCGAGGCCGCCGCAAGGCTACCCCGTCCTGATACAGGCCGGTTCTTCCGGTCCGGGACAGGACTTTGCCGCTCAATATGGCGAGGTCATCTTTACGGCACAGCAGTCCAAGAAGGCAGCGCAGGCGTTTTACGCCAGCGTGCACTCGAAGCTGTCCCATTATGGAAGAGCAAGCGGAAGCCTGAAAATCATGCCGGGCCTGTCGCCTGTCATCGGCTCAACCGAGGAGGAGGCACGGCGCAAAGCGCAAGAACTGCTGGAATTGATTCCGCCAGCTTCGGCGATCGCCGTTCTGTCCGGGTTCCTGAATTACGACCTGAGCGGTTATCCGCCGGACCAGCCGCTCCCAAGAAACATCCCGGACCCCGTGGCCGCATCCAACGGCATGAAAAGCCGGGTCCAGTTATATATGGACATGGCTTATCAGGATAATCTGTCGATCTTAGAGTTAGGAAGAAAGATACTGACCTCGAGAGGTCATATGCCATTTGTCGGGACGCCCGAGCAGTTGGCCGACATGATGCAGGATTGGTTCGAAGGTTATGCCTGCGACGGATTTAATATCATGCCTCCGGTGCTGCCGGGAGATCTGGACGAGTTCGTGGATGCGGTTATCCCGGTGCTCCAAGAACGGGGCCTGTTCCGTTCCGAATACAGCGGCCATACACTGAGGGAGCATCTGGGCCTAACGCGTCCTGAACCGGGACATTTTCGCCGGGAGGTTCAACAGGCCGCCGCGGATGCCATATAA